The nucleotide window TTGCACCAATATGCTTGCCAAATTTAATATTGACTCGGACAAAGTAAAAACGACAACATAGgcaactttcaaaagttgGTATTATTGTATCTCTGTTGTTTAGATTATTTTCTAAGTTGACCTTAACTGTCCTCGTGTACGTGAGAGGGCTTGTTTTAACCCATTCATGCGTTAGTTGTTCTGTAAACTTTGCTAGTTTTGAGGTATCTGTCAAAGACCCACTGAATGTCGTACTCAAAAACCCACTTGAGCTACTTTTGTTCAATGAAGAACTTGAGGAACTGGAAGAAATTTTGTCCTGAGAGACATCTTTTAGAGTTTCCAattgctttttgaaaaaattagtgaggatttcaatttttgtttgaaagtTAACTATACTTTCAATGTCATTCAACATTTGTGGCGATATAAAATCTGTAAATTTCATTTCGTGGGGAACAGTAGAAATTCCACTCTGGCAATAGATTCCGTTCAGTTCTTCAATGCGCTCTTCAAACTGTTGAGAATATGATTTAATTTCCGATAAATAACTGCTGAATTTTTGCTTAATatcattcattttgctTTCGTTCATAAGCGTTAATCCATCTAATTTCACAGGAATAGAGTTATCTGATCGTCCTGTGATACATACTAACTCAGTAGTCAATGATTGTATTTCTGGAGGGTTATGAGGAAGGCTATTGTTGGACTGAGTACATTTCAGGCGTATTTCTAATTCCTTCAATACCGTTCTACAGTCCTGAGGAACAGCACTTACCAGCCGCAAccagtttttttgatcgtgttcatttttggcatctagtttgttctttttcctcAATAAAGAGGGAGATCGGTAAGGCAAAAAAGCCGCCTTCGGAATATCTGCTGTAAGCACTATTAATCCAGCTTTATTGGACCTTGCAAGAGCGTTTTCAGGTTTTTGTGAAGTGAAATTCGAACTTCGAAATCCATTAAATAGACCAGTTTTTAAATTCGAGTTGCTCTTTGGTTTCAACTTGTAGCTGAGTTCCTTTTCGATACATTCAGgttcgtttattttgtcCTTTGAGTTTCTCATCCTATGCAAAACGTCGGATTGAGCACCAACCctattttgaagatgcaATTGATGCATCTTAAGACGCAATATCTCTGCCGCGTCAAGCTCTGTATTGCCATCTATAGTGCCACTCAAATCTGTATTATGGATGTCTGTCTCTTTTatttgttctttcttttccaatcGTTCGAAGATCAGCTTTAGAGCATTGAGTTTCTCTTTTACCAGTTTCATTAAATCTGTTATCTGCTGAGTACAAGCTCTTTCGCCGATGACAGGGCAGTAAAACCCGAATGAAATTACTCTCAAATTGTAAACGTGCTCCCTCATGATATTCAATCTTTGTGTTTTCTTATCTTTGCCCACAAATCTAGCATCGATGGTATAGTTTATGGATAAAACGTCATCGGATAAATCTGAGGTTAAAATAGGGGTGCCCTTTATGCCAAGATGGCCGCAACCAAGGATGTTATTGACTTTAATTCCAGCATATTTACACCCATTTCTATACTTATCAATACCAAAACTGGGTGGTAACATTAAATGCGAAAATTGCTCCTGCTTACACGTAACATCTAGTAGTTGGTTTGGTAATTTGAACATGAAGTATTTCTTGTACTTGACCCCTGGCTCCAATATTCGATTATTATTTAGACCAATGATGGCATTATCATAATCCACATCACCAGGTATGACTTCGATACCTGAACTGACGTCTATGTGAGAGTATGACCAACTGGCGCTCAAATCAACCATTCGTAAAAACCTCTTGACAGTTCGTTTCCCCTTTTCGCGATCAATAATTGATATGTAGCCCTCAAGCGTAACGTAGAACATTTCGAACTTTAAGTTCTTTGGGGACTTATTTTCTACAACGCAATAGCCATGAATTATATCGCCTGAAGtatattctttcaaaatggatTCATCCTCTGGTTTCTTATGAGGTTGTGAAGCGCTTTTAGTCACTCTAATGTCCACATCTATTGGAGTTGCAAGTTTCGGTAAAGTGTACAACTTATCTATGTTGATATTATCTGCATCGTTGAAATCATCTTCTATCGGAATACGGTCTTCAGCTGACGCTCTCGAACCCGTGTCCACAATGTTAAAATGTTGAGTCGAGAGCGGATGCAAATTGTTTAGACAGACTGCTGAAGCAGGCAGCAAAGCGTTTGGCTGACGAAAATCCAAGGAGCTGCATTCTGGATTTTCACCCGAAGTCAGCATAGAATCTCTTTGAGATTGAACTTCTTGATAGCATGGAGGGAAATAATGGCAATCAGCATTTACGTTACCTTGTGGTATATGCCTGTGCAATGCGTTATACATTTCGAAGGACGGTAAAACATCAATAAACCTTTTTTCATGCCCATTAGAGGCACAATTACTGATTCTACAAAGTGATTCAGACCGGCATTTGTCAGTATCTTGAGttgaatcttcttcttgccTAGATTCTGACTTCCTTAAACGTAGCAAGCTTGATGTTGAGGCCCTTCTCACCCCGCTGGGTTGCAGCGCAGTTGAGGGTCTTTGTCTACCGCGAGCACCTAAATtgttatttgaaaagttgaatGATATAGGAGAGTCATATCCATTCCCAACATTATTTGCACTATCCATCAAAGATTCAGATAGAGAGTCAGACACCAATATGGATATAAAAGACGTCGGTGTCAATTTCAATGTCAATGTCAATGTCAATGTCAATACCGTGATTGTACGTCAGGGTCCAGGAGCAAAAAGGGCCTTTTTATAATCCGGTACAATCAAACGGTATTCCGCAGTAGCAAATGACTAAGCAGAATAAGGTTATTTCGTTATGACTAACTACTTGATCGAGTTTGCATCGGTATTATAATGATACATACAGAAAGGCTAGGCCGTGCGCTGTGACTGCAATTCGCTGAAAGCATCGAGATTAAGTGTTAATGATACACACATACTCTGCATAGGCTTTGGTCGCAACCATGTTGTTACTAATTATACTAAGTAGCTCTGTTGAGCTATTGTATTGAGatctttgatatttttataGTCATCCTTCGTTAGTCCATTACAAGACTCTAAGTTCCAAAGCGTTTGAAATTCGTGCGGATCCAAAAGACTGTTACTTGGCCTTGTAAGAACCCAGCTGCTCTCCTTTCTCCTCTTGTG belongs to Zygotorulaspora mrakii chromosome 1, complete sequence and includes:
- the BUL2 gene encoding ubiquitin-ubiquitin ligase BUL2 (similar to Saccharomyces cerevisiae BUL2 (YML111W) and BUL1 (YMR275C); ancestral locus Anc_8.834) is translated as MDSANNVGNGYDSPISFNFSNNNLGARGRQRPSTALQPSGVRRASTSSLLRLRKSESRQEEDSTQDTDKCRSESLCRISNCASNGHEKRFIDVLPSFEMYNALHRHIPQGNVNADCHYFPPCYQEVQSQRDSMLTSGENPECSSLDFRQPNALLPASAVCLNNLHPLSTQHFNIVDTGSRASAEDRIPIEDDFNDADNINIDKLYTLPKLATPIDVDIRVTKSASQPHKKPEDESILKEYTSGDIIHGYCVVENKSPKNLKFEMFYVTLEGYISIIDREKGKRTVKRFLRMVDLSASWSYSHIDVSSGIEVIPGDVDYDNAIIGLNNNRILEPGVKYKKYFMFKLPNQLLDVTCKQEQFSHLMLPPSFGIDKYRNGCKYAGIKVNNILGCGHLGIKGTPILTSDLSDDVLSINYTIDARFVGKDKKTQRLNIMREHVYNLRVISFGFYCPVIGERACTQQITDLMKLVKEKLNALKLIFERLEKKEQIKETDIHNTDLSGTIDGNTELDAAEILRLKMHQLHLQNRVGAQSDVLHRMRNSKDKINEPECIEKELSYKLKPKSNSNLKTGLFNGFRSSNFTSQKPENALARSNKAGLIVLTADIPKAAFLPYRSPSLLRKKNKLDAKNEHDQKNWLRLVSAVPQDCRTVLKELEIRLKCTQSNNSLPHNPPEIQSLTTELVCITGRSDNSIPVKLDGLTLMNESKMNDIKQKFSSYLSEIKSYSQQFEERIEELNGIYCQSGISTVPHEMKFTDFISPQMLNDIESIVNFQTKIEILTNFFKKQLETLKDVSQDKISSSSSSSSLNKSSSSGFLSTTFSGSLTDTSKLAKFTEQLTHEWVKTSPLTYTRTVKVNLENNLNNRDTIIPTFESCLCCRFYFVRVNIKFGKHIGATSIDIPVSVKNLSCD